A segment of the Elaeis guineensis isolate ETL-2024a chromosome 6, EG11, whole genome shotgun sequence genome:
AGGTTGTGGTCTTCTAAATCTGATGCAGCTATAAGCAACAGGTTAGCATCATTTGTGATGTTGCCAGAATCTTTTGTTGAAATTGAGAAAACAAAATCGGAGTTGCATCAGAGCTGTTTAGATGCAAGCATAGATTTGAATTATGCAAAGCATTTAAGCAGATTAAAGCTTGCAGCAGAAGAACAACTTAATAGGCTTCAAGAGGATCTTCAGGATTTAAAGACCTCGAACTCTCATGGTAGAATAAATGCAGGTTCCATGGATTCAGGAACGTTTAGCATATTTCCTAAAATAAAAGCTGATGAAAAATTGCTTGAAATAGATGAACAAATTGATGGTCTAAAAATAATGCTAGCATCCGGATTTGAACAAATTAATGACATATTTTGCTCGATGAAGGCTTCAATGTGGGAGCAGCAATGGGTACATGAATTTCAGAGGGAAATCAGTAATTTCATGATTCAGAATTATATTAAGGGTCTACATGATGAGTTTGAAACAAAATTGCATGAGCAAAGAGGACCGGTTAACACCTTAATCAAGAGTTGCCAGGAGAAATTTGCAGAGCTAGCTACCGTGCGTGAAGAACTAGATGCTATTTCTAAGTCATTGCTCAGCTCAGATAACAGCCATGAAAGTTTCGAGGAATGGAGTGTTGCAAAAAGAAAGGAATTCTTTCCTGGAAAAGTGTTAGGAAATCATCATTTGCCATCTCATCCCGAGGAAAATGGAAGCACCATTATGGAGAAATCTGGGGACTCTGGCAAAGCCATGATGGAGGTTGCTGATATATCCCAACTGAAGCACATGACAAAAGAAGAACTGGTGTCTTACTTCAGAACTGAAATGACCAAGTTGAGAAGACAACATGAATCAGCTTTGCAAGAGAAAACAGAAGAGTTGTTCAGACTCAAGAGGGAATTCCTCAAGGAAAAGGGTTCATTACCTTTTAGAAAAGATAAGGAGTCTGAACTTCTAAAGAGAAAAATTCTAGAAGTCATTTTGAAACTCAATGAGGTTCTCTTGGACCAAGAGAAGCTGCCTCCAATCCATGATGATCATGATGAGTTATGTCATTTGAAGGACAGAATTGATTCCTTGTTTTTAGAAAATCAGCGCCTACGAAGTTTGCTGTTGGATAAAAGTAGGGAGGTCAAACATCTGTATTCACAGGTCTCTGATGCAGCGAGCCAAATGTCGCTTCACTCATCTGCAGAGGCTAACTTTCTGAAACAAATTATGAAATTAAAAGGAGAGCTGGAAGACTTGAAGATGCAAACTAACATTAGAGATGAATTTTATAATATTCTGTTAAGGGAGTTGATTTGTGAGCATCAATGCAGGATGGAGGATATAAAGATTGAGACCATTTGTCTGCAAGAGATTTATGCTGTTATAATTAAAGGAGTTGCTTGGGATGTTGTTTCTACCATGAATCCTactatatcaaaatattatacGGAAAAGGCTTCTCTTGAaacaaaaattttggaaaaagacAAGGCATTAGGATTAGAAATTGAAGAGAACCAGAAGTTAAAGCAGACTATATCATCAATATCCACAGTGATGAAGGAGAAGGAAAAATTAGCAGTAGATACTGGATCCACACTGATGCAGCAGAAGAAGCAGTTTGACCTAGTTCACCAGGAACTTAGTCTGCTTAGAGACCAGGTATGCAAGCAAGAGGTATTGATATCAGATTTCAAGAAGGAATCACATTCAATGAAGAGTAGATTGAATGAGGCTTTGCAACAACTTCATCAATATGAGTTGGAGATAAACAAGCTAAATGAAAAATTGAAGAGTGCAACAGATGCCTTGGAGGAAGCAGGAAAGCAGAAAGCCATGCTTCATGATATAgttgagaagaagaaaaagtcacTATCATTATCTGATGCTAAGGGTAGAGTGCAAGCAAAGCAGTTGGATTGCACTATTGCCGCTGTGATGGAGTTATCAAAAGCGGTTGTAGACTTTGAAAGCATATTGGCAGAGAAAATCAAAAGCACTGAGTCTAGGTGCTTATTCACTGCTTTTTTTCACTTAAATTTTCTAGATTGACAAGTTTATAGCTTATTCTAATATGAATGCATCATAGTGTTTTGCCAGTTAAAGTGGAGTAAGCGGATTAAATTGGTCTTATTCTACTTCAAGCTTGAAATAAGAGTAAACCTAAATGAATAACACATATGCTCCAAGATTTTAACATGCATGCGTATATTACGTACATTATGGTATCTGTTCAGTGTCCTTGCACTTTTCTGTGTACATATGCATGAAATCTTGTTCTTGGATGCTCCAGAATCTCATTCTTGGTGCTCCAGAATTGATATGGGAGGGTGCTGGATTGCACTCTGAATAAAGTGGTTTATGGGCAGTATTTAGCTGCTATTATTTTTCGATAGGTGGTTATATACGCTAAAGGAAATCAGAATATGCTGTTATGCTCATTTTCTTGAAGCCATATTATGGCTGCATAATGGGAAAAATTAAGAGTTTGAGTTTTCAATATTGACTTTTGCCTGGTaattacttgtgaagtctgttgTGCAAATGGAGCTAAAATCAGGAATCAGATTTGTGTTGTGTCTGACTTGGTTTAAGAAGAGTGTCTGACAGGTTGTGttgcaaaattttgaaaatatttgcttGTTTTAGATGAAGGCATCCggaaaaattattttgtgttttCAAAAGATAATGTCATATAAATAAAGTTCTGCATGTTATGACTTCACTCTCTATTTCACTGCCTCTTTGAAAGTAAAAGCTGTTATAATCAGTGAGGCTTCAATACAATTCAGATCAGGCAACAACTGCATTTGGGTTGAAACATCTGTGACTTTGATTTAATAATTGTATCTTGGTGTTTGCATCTCATGAACTGAATACCTTGAAAGTAATGTTATCTGCTATTAACAGGTTAAAAAGACTGAGTCATCAGTTTGAGCCACTAGTGAAACGGGCTAGCCTTCTAGAGAAAAAGGAATCCTGGTACAAACAAATGCTTGAAATCAGATGTTCTAACCTCCAAAAGGCTGAAGCTGAGGTATATGCATAAATTTGCTTGCTGTCTATGTTTTTATTCCCACAAGTTTGGCCCAAAATTTGCTCAGGTATATTTTGTTAAATCTGTCTGTCATAAATGTTCCTGACTTTAAAAACATCattaatgataaaataaaaataattattcagcCTTTTCATATGTATGTGCTGCtgggataattttttcttctgctATTCACCCTAATTTTTGGGCCAAATCAACTGCCATTTAAAGTTTATGCTCACTTCATGCTAAACCAGTATCATGTTGTATGTGATGTGTGTGATTTGTGAGTTACGTAATTCTACTCAGATTCTTGTTCTCTTGCAACACTGGAGAAATGAATCGTTACATTTTTTTATTGGAAAATTTAATAGTCATATTCTGAACGCTGTTCTTTAATAGAGCCAAATTACTGTATCTGTTTTTACATGCTGAAGCCTCATCTTGATAAAATTTATCACTTAAGTTGTATTTATCTATTGTTTGTCAGTTCTTTACACCTTTAGATTCTGTTTCCCTAGAAAAGAATAACCATAACCAACAAACCATATTTCAATGATTCAGTTTGGCCTTGGGAAAACTTTGATGTCCATTCATATTGAGGGCTAAATCTGCTAGGATGCCGAATCTTCAACTTCCAGCTATGTTATCTCGGTCTTTTCTACTACTGGAGCTTAAGTCTTTTATTTTGTGTGTTCTCCTAGTTTTTCACTTTTCTTTAGCAGTTTAGAAGAACAAAGCTGGATCAAGCCTGGTCCTAATCACACATGGCTTGAAACAAATTTTCAAGCTCGAAATTCTGGATAAAGTTTGACTCTTTCTTAGCTGGACAAGTTTGATCATGCCTGATTTTAAGCTGAACTGAGAAAGAGTCTTCTTGAAGCATCTTGATAGATCTGTGGCTCTTTAATTAAGCCAAACTTGCTTCAAGGTCAAATTAAATGCTTCATATAGATGTTAGGGGTTTGGTATCAGCTATTATATTGATTAAAGTCAAATAAATGTCAGTTATCTTCCCATCTTATATGGCAGTTTGTCTTTTATAATTACAATTTTTTAAGTTTCAATGCTTTTGGATTATGGATTCCCCTTTATCTTTCTGAAGTAGGAAATAAATGGTGTCTTGTTTCTTGCATCACAAATATAGCATTTGCAAGTAGTCTTTAGAGCTGACAAGGAGTATCTGTTTTGACATCCTGAGTTTTAAATCATGTTTCTTTGCATTTGTTTCTTCCATATttgaaaaattagaatttttggaGATAatgttatgaaattaaattaaaatggaACTTAAATGTGTGCGTAAACAAATACTTGTGCGAGAATTTCCACTGTTTGAAGGGATCTTTAAATTATCAAGGCACAAGAAAACTTACTCTTACAAAATTGATATTTTCTCAAAAAGCATGGCAAATCATAAATTAGCTTGATTTCTGGTAAATCTAAACACACTagtaattattaaattttgacATGCCTCATTGTCATGACATTTATTCCAAGAATTTAGCCTTTGCAATTTATAATATGTCTCacttattgatattttatttggacttagGTTGATCTTCTAGGGGATGAGGTTGATGCTCTTCTAGGTCTTCTGGGAAAGATTTACATAGCACTTGATCATTACTCTCCAATATTGCAACATTATCCTggagtaagattttttttttcattttcattttgcTTTTGATTATTCTTTTAGCATGTTCTGCAACTTAATCTTGTTAAGAATGATTGATTTTCAGTAGATATTCGGATATAACTAAAAAATTTGGTATTCTTTTTGTTACTCTCTTTTTAATCTCTTAAACAGCTAATGACATTTACATTGCATGCAActaacacttcataagcttatAATGGCATACCTATATTACTTCATACACGATGTTTGCAACTTTGGGTTTCCTTTAGGATTATCATACTAATGATGACAAGCATGTTGTAGCAAAATGTATATTTGGTTAGCTTATATATTGCAATATAATATGTATGTTGCATATTCTCATTATGCTTATCGTGTGCTTTTAGGAAGGCATGCTAAGTCATTACAAACTTCACAACCTTAAAAGTAGAAAAGGACCAAAAGGAAATTCTTATGTAGTGAGGAGGGTGTTTTACTATGCCATAAAATGTGATAGATTGATCAGTGTCTTAATTGCAAGGTCCTTTTAATATGACCATCGCTTATAGACATGATCTTCTCCTTTTCCTCGCCTCTGCAGAAATTCTAATGCTTAATTTATGTTTAGAAGCTTAGAATTCATCAATTTGATAATGTGACTAATATGGTCTAGTATAAAACAGTTCGCCGTATCGATATTGGGCCTTGTATTAATGCTAACCCATTACTGTATTGGTACGAGGCCAATCCGGTGTACCGAGTGTCAGTATGCCCCCTATGCCGCATACTGATATCGAACTGGTATGGGTATGGTACATCCCGTACCAGCTGGTTCGGTATGGTACGGTATGGCAAGCCTTAATAAAACTGTTTGCTTTTGATACATTTATACAGCTAGTGTTGTGTGTATCTAGTATTTACTGATTGTATACTTGTTGAGATGATGATGGGCTGATGAGGTTATGTCATTCCTATTGCTGGTTGGTGGTTCTTAAagctttttaattatattaaagtaTTTCAAAGAGGAACAAGTATGATGTAAAAGAAAGGTTCTGGCTGCAGTAAGTTGTGATTCATCTATCAACAGTTCTTTTTCTGAATCAATAATTTGGAACTTAAATGTATTTCTTGGATGTTGAAGTGGCCAAGTCCAAGACCAGTATCAGTTATGAAGAAGTATGATTGATGATTTGGTAATGCTTGAAGCAGAGCCAGCTAATACAGGAACTTCAGGAGATAAGCTGGCAAGTATGCCTTATTAAAAATAATCTAGCTTTACACAGCTTTCATTGTGAGGTTGATTAGTGTGTTTATCATTTATGTGCACTCAACTTTCAGCTAAAATACACCATTTTGCATACTGTGATATTCATAGAGTGCCCCTATGAAAGGTGTTATTCACAGACCTATAGGGCCTTTGATTGGATAGGATCTTCTTTTTTTAGGAGCTTTTCCACTAGATATTGTATGTTTCATAACAGGGAACACTAGTGGTATGGAAATTTGAAGAACATGGGATGGTTGCTAAATCCTCTAGAAGTCTAGCATTGAATGAATTCATGCAGTTGAGGACCTTGTTGCAGGAGAAAGGCTTTGTGATCAATGATCCAAACAAGATGTTTTCTCATATTCAAGCTGCAGTTTACAGTGCTATGAACTGTGCTTCATGAATGGAACACTACAGTAAATTGTGGTGTATAGCTAAATGATAGTTCAAGGGTGTTCAATGCAAGAGTCTTGCTCAACTATAGGGTTTGGGGAGGGTCAAATATATGTAGCCTTACCCCTGCATGCGAAGAGGCTGTTTCCATATTTCAAAACCGTGATACCAAGGTCAAAATGGAGTAACCTATTGTTTCACCAAGGCCAGCTCCAGCTCTCAGAGGTAAGAGAATAAAGGATAGTTACTTATTTAAAAACTACATATTAGTTGGTTGACATCTTAACCAAGTCACTTGTGCGGAGTTGGAACTAGGCAcggaagaaaaaagtaaacacctacatatctatgtatatatttatatttctatACATGTGTGCAAGTGCATGTATGCATACAAGTGTTTTATAGCATTTTACAGCTTGAGATAGAGTAGGAGGGGGTGGGTGGAAATCTTATTTAATCTTATTTTGAGGGGCGGGGGGGATGAAGCTTATAATTTACCTACTGCAGAGTGCTGAAACCTTATTTAATAAAAACATTTATGCTTTGTGACAAGGTTAATagatttattttgaaattttaatttaatgcgTTTGATTATTTTGGGCCTATTTATGTTGCCCACATCGTTTGTAAACAATCTATAAGTGAAACCTTCATAAGGCTTGTTTAAGTCGTTTCTTcttcatgatttttatttttttaaaaaagaattaaaaaggAGGGTGAAACATATGTCAATGATGGAGTAGGTCTCCCTCCTTTCTTTATCTTCTCTTTGTGAACATTCTTTCCTTTTTATCTGTCCCTAGCTCATGGCATTTTTGCTTTTCTTTATTACTTCTGTT
Coding sequences within it:
- the LOC105046715 gene encoding WPP domain-associated protein, whose amino-acid sequence is MDRIESSKAQLPVENSEVLDEMAGTSAYRSLPSSRNSKGNENTENDSVFYEKFLLDDLDSYLDEINDRLSISRMVSESVMKGIVNAVVEEAAEKIDSKEAEIASLNERLWSSKSDAAISNRLASFVMLPESFVEIEKTKSELHQSCLDASIDLNYAKHLSRLKLAAEEQLNRLQEDLQDLKTSNSHGRINAGSMDSGTFSIFPKIKADEKLLEIDEQIDGLKIMLASGFEQINDIFCSMKASMWEQQWVHEFQREISNFMIQNYIKGLHDEFETKLHEQRGPVNTLIKSCQEKFAELATVREELDAISKSLLSSDNSHESFEEWSVAKRKEFFPGKVLGNHHLPSHPEENGSTIMEKSGDSGKAMMEVADISQLKHMTKEELVSYFRTEMTKLRRQHESALQEKTEELFRLKREFLKEKGSLPFRKDKESELLKRKILEVILKLNEVLLDQEKLPPIHDDHDELCHLKDRIDSLFLENQRLRSLLLDKSREVKHLYSQVSDAASQMSLHSSAEANFLKQIMKLKGELEDLKMQTNIRDEFYNILLRELICEHQCRMEDIKIETICLQEIYAVIIKGVAWDVVSTMNPTISKYYTEKASLETKILEKDKALGLEIEENQKLKQTISSISTVMKEKEKLAVDTGSTLMQQKKQFDLVHQELSLLRDQVCKQEVLISDFKKESHSMKSRLNEALQQLHQYELEINKLNEKLKSATDALEEAGKQKAMLHDIVEKKKKSLSLSDAKGRVQAKQLDCTIAAVMELSKAVVDFESILAEKIKSTESRLKRLSHQFEPLVKRASLLEKKESWYKQMLEIRCSNLQKAEAEVDLLGDEVDALLGLLGKIYIALDHYSPILQHYPGVMEILKLVQRELKGENIYNS